A genomic stretch from Sporolituus thermophilus DSM 23256 includes:
- a CDS encoding 2Fe-2S iron-sulfur cluster-binding protein gives MSAYNGKILAKVFRFNPASDTAGRLEEYTVESSEPLSVMALLAKIHDLDPTFACRTSTCFKGKCGSCLVRVNGKDVFGCTTLVRPGETVVIEPHSQFKLLRDVVVDFTQPLPAGQDKAEEGRQ, from the coding sequence TTGAGTGCGTACAATGGAAAGATTTTGGCAAAAGTGTTCCGCTTTAATCCCGCCAGCGATACTGCAGGGCGGCTGGAAGAATACACGGTTGAAAGCAGCGAGCCTTTGTCTGTTATGGCACTGCTTGCAAAAATTCACGACCTGGATCCGACCTTTGCCTGCCGGACGTCAACCTGTTTTAAAGGAAAATGCGGCTCCTGCCTGGTCCGGGTAAACGGCAAGGACGTGTTCGGCTGTACGACGCTGGTGCGGCCGGGCGAAACGGTGGTCATCGAGCCCCATTCCCAGTTTAAGCTTTTGCGGGATGTAGTGGTCGATTTCACGCAGCCGTTGCCGGCGGGGCAAGACAAGGCAGAGGAGGGACGGCAATGA
- the gap gene encoding type I glyceraldehyde-3-phosphate dehydrogenase: MPIRIGINGFGRIGRMCLRAALRNEDVEVVAINSTSSPQASAHLLKYDSVHGKLTNTVEATDSEIVIDGRPIRVISDRNPANLPWGKLGVDIVIEATGKFNSGKDCEIHLENGAKKVIITAPAKDNAPTFVMGVNQASYLPEVHHIVSNASCTTNCLAPIVKVIHDNFGIVTGIMSTVHAFTTDQRSLDNSHKDLRRARSCVQSIVPTTTGAAKAIGLVIPELKGKLNGIAIRVPVPNVSLTDLVVELSRDVTVEDINNALRSAANGPMKGIIEYCDEPLVSADFLGNSHSAIVDALSTMIVGHRTAKILAWYDNEWGYSCRVIDLARYIGQRLAQAENQPARLKAVGY, translated from the coding sequence ATGCCAATAAGGATAGGGATTAACGGGTTTGGTCGCATAGGGCGAATGTGTCTAAGAGCGGCGCTACGCAACGAAGACGTGGAAGTTGTCGCGATTAACAGCACGTCCAGCCCCCAAGCGTCGGCTCACCTGTTAAAATATGACTCGGTCCACGGCAAGCTTACTAACACGGTTGAGGCTACCGACAGCGAAATCGTGATTGACGGCCGCCCAATCAGGGTAATATCTGACCGCAACCCCGCCAACTTGCCGTGGGGCAAGCTGGGCGTCGACATCGTCATCGAAGCCACCGGCAAATTTAATTCCGGCAAAGACTGTGAAATCCATCTTGAAAACGGAGCAAAAAAGGTCATCATCACCGCACCGGCCAAAGACAATGCCCCCACGTTTGTCATGGGGGTTAACCAAGCATCGTACCTTCCCGAAGTTCATCACATTGTGTCCAACGCGTCCTGCACTACCAATTGTTTAGCGCCAATCGTCAAAGTAATTCACGATAACTTTGGGATTGTCACTGGTATTATGTCAACTGTTCACGCCTTTACTACTGACCAGCGCAGCCTGGACAACAGCCACAAAGATCTTCGCCGCGCCAGAAGCTGCGTCCAATCAATCGTTCCGACGACAACCGGCGCCGCCAAAGCCATCGGCCTTGTTATCCCTGAGTTGAAAGGCAAGCTGAACGGGATTGCAATCCGTGTTCCGGTCCCGAATGTGTCGCTAACCGACTTAGTAGTCGAACTCAGTCGCGATGTTACGGTGGAAGATATCAATAATGCGCTGCGCAGCGCGGCCAACGGCCCGATGAAAGGCATCATCGAGTATTGCGACGAACCGCTTGTCTCCGCTGACTTCCTCGGTAACAGCCATTCGGCGATTGTCGATGCGCTTTCCACCATGATTGTCGGCCACCGGACCGCCAAAATTTTAGCCTGGTACGACAACGAATGGGGCTATTCCTGCCGGGTAATTGATCTGGCCCGTTACATTGGACAAAGACTGGCGCAGGCAGAAAACCAACCGGCTAGACTAAAAGCAGTAGGCTATTAG